The Streptomyces luteogriseus genome includes a window with the following:
- a CDS encoding MMPL family transporter, translated as MAALARWCVQRRLLSVLLWLLAFAGVAAGAAVAGTTYSNDYQVPGTESGRATELLHEGFPQLGGDSDTVVWHTTSGSVRAADVEQTMSRTLDRIENLPGVASVTGPYDGPGTGRVSEDGRTAYASVTFDDQAEDIAKGEAQAVVDTAKSAETDGLQVELGGSAVALTESSGGHVAEIVGVIVAAVVLFLAFGSLAASLLPIATALVGVGTAYAGIVLLGHAMTVADFAPMLGMLIGLGVGIDYALFIVTRHRRGLKRGLSVTEAATNAVATTGRAVVFAGATVCIALLGMLILQLSFLNGVAIAASLTVILTVAASVTLLPALLSFIGMRALSRRERRRLAEHGPEPEVPTGFAARWSAFVERHPKVLGAVALVVMAVLALPTFSLHLGTSDQGNGPKTATTRQAYDLLADGFGPGVNGPLTLVTKVDGADDKLALDNLDGTLRATDGVASVTPVTFDSGGHTAYLTVVPESSPQSQRTSDLVDRLRGEVLPRAESGTSLDVQVGGMTAGYDDFADVIVSKLPVFVGVVIGLGCLLLLLAFRSIGIPLKAAAMNVAAVASAFGVVVAIFQWGWASELLGLGSAGPIEPFLPVIMVSVLFGLSMDYQVFLVSRMYEEWLETGDNRRAVRVGLAETSRVINSAAVIMISVFLAFVLSGDRVIAMFGIALAAAVALDAFVLRTLLVPALMHLLGGANWWLPRWLDKRMPRISIEPPESRAAHERLAAATDAEVADVLAEEERQRDVRDIPG; from the coding sequence GTGGCAGCCCTCGCACGCTGGTGCGTCCAGCGCCGTCTGCTCAGCGTCCTGCTGTGGCTCCTCGCGTTCGCGGGTGTCGCCGCGGGCGCCGCCGTCGCCGGCACCACGTACTCGAACGACTACCAGGTCCCCGGCACCGAGTCGGGCCGCGCCACCGAGCTGCTGCACGAGGGCTTCCCGCAGCTCGGCGGTGACAGCGACACCGTCGTCTGGCACACCACGTCCGGCAGTGTCCGCGCCGCCGACGTCGAGCAGACGATGAGCCGCACCCTGGACCGGATCGAGAACCTCCCCGGAGTGGCCTCGGTCACCGGCCCCTACGACGGGCCGGGCACGGGCCGCGTCAGTGAGGACGGCCGCACCGCGTACGCCTCGGTCACCTTCGACGACCAGGCCGAGGACATCGCCAAGGGCGAGGCGCAGGCCGTCGTCGACACCGCGAAGAGCGCCGAGACCGACGGGCTCCAGGTGGAGCTGGGCGGCAGCGCCGTCGCGCTCACCGAGTCCTCCGGCGGGCACGTCGCCGAGATCGTCGGCGTGATCGTCGCCGCGGTGGTGCTGTTCCTCGCCTTCGGCTCGCTCGCCGCCTCCCTGCTGCCCATCGCCACCGCCCTGGTCGGCGTCGGCACCGCCTACGCCGGGATCGTGCTGCTCGGCCACGCCATGACCGTCGCCGACTTCGCCCCCATGCTGGGCATGCTCATCGGGCTCGGCGTCGGCATCGACTACGCGCTGTTCATCGTCACCAGACACCGCCGCGGGCTGAAACGCGGGCTGTCCGTCACCGAGGCCGCCACGAACGCCGTCGCGACCACCGGACGGGCCGTCGTCTTCGCGGGTGCCACCGTTTGCATCGCCCTGCTCGGCATGCTGATCCTCCAGCTGAGCTTCCTCAACGGCGTCGCCATAGCGGCCAGCCTCACCGTGATCCTCACGGTCGCCGCCTCCGTGACCCTGCTGCCCGCCCTGCTGTCCTTCATAGGCATGCGCGCGCTCAGCCGCCGTGAGCGCCGCCGCCTGGCCGAGCACGGACCCGAACCCGAGGTGCCCACAGGCTTCGCGGCCCGCTGGTCGGCCTTCGTGGAACGCCACCCCAAGGTGCTCGGCGCGGTCGCCCTGGTCGTCATGGCCGTTCTCGCGCTCCCCACCTTCTCCCTGCACCTGGGCACCTCCGACCAGGGCAACGGCCCGAAGACCGCCACCACCCGCCAGGCCTACGACCTGCTCGCCGACGGCTTCGGCCCCGGCGTGAACGGCCCGCTCACCCTCGTCACCAAGGTCGACGGAGCCGACGACAAGCTCGCCCTGGACAACCTCGACGGCACGCTCCGCGCCACCGACGGCGTCGCCTCGGTGACCCCGGTGACGTTCGACTCCGGCGGCCACACCGCGTACCTCACCGTCGTCCCGGAGTCCTCGCCGCAGTCGCAGCGCACCAGCGACCTCGTCGACCGGCTGCGCGGCGAGGTGCTGCCCCGCGCCGAGTCGGGCACCTCGCTCGATGTGCAGGTGGGCGGCATGACGGCCGGCTACGACGACTTCGCCGACGTCATCGTCTCCAAGCTGCCGGTGTTCGTCGGGGTCGTCATCGGCCTGGGCTGCCTGCTGCTCCTGCTGGCCTTCCGGTCCATCGGCATCCCGCTGAAGGCCGCCGCGATGAACGTCGCCGCCGTGGCCTCCGCCTTCGGCGTGGTGGTCGCGATCTTCCAATGGGGCTGGGCCAGCGAACTGCTCGGCCTCGGCAGCGCCGGACCCATCGAACCCTTCCTGCCGGTGATCATGGTGTCGGTGCTCTTCGGCCTCTCCATGGACTACCAGGTCTTCCTGGTCAGCCGGATGTACGAGGAGTGGCTGGAGACCGGCGACAACCGCCGGGCCGTACGTGTCGGCCTCGCCGAGACCAGCCGGGTGATCAACTCGGCGGCGGTCATCATGATCTCCGTCTTCCTGGCCTTCGTACTCAGCGGCGACCGCGTGATCGCCATGTTCGGCATCGCCCTGGCCGCCGCCGTCGCCCTGGACGCCTTCGTCCTGCGCACGCTCCTCGTCCCCGCCCTGATGCATCTGCTCGGCGGCGCCAACTGGTGGCTGCCGCGCTGGCTGGACAAACGCATGCCGCGCATCAGCATCGAGCCGCCCGAGAGCCGCGCCGCCCATGAGAGGCTGGCCGCCGCGACGGACGCCGAGGTGGCGGACGTCCTGGCGGAGGAGGAGCGGCAGCGGGATGTACGCGATATCCCTGGGTGA
- a CDS encoding GNAT family N-acetyltransferase — MYAISLGDDAELRPLEPWHAGEFLAHLERGREFIGQYIPFGTTETDLLSARAKLQRYADMRAADTGSLHGLWLEGTLVGGVLFLNFDADTGNCEVGCWLEPAATGRGLVTRAMRVLIEWAVEQRGIHRVEWVAAAGNRPSLNVARRLGMTRDGVRRAAHPYGGVRHDLEVWSVLAPEWRAARARVAHNDH; from the coding sequence ATGTACGCGATATCCCTGGGTGACGACGCCGAGCTGAGGCCCCTGGAGCCCTGGCACGCCGGGGAGTTCCTGGCGCACCTGGAGCGGGGGCGGGAGTTCATCGGGCAGTACATCCCCTTCGGCACGACCGAGACGGACCTGCTCTCCGCCCGCGCCAAGCTCCAGCGCTACGCCGACATGCGCGCCGCCGACACGGGGTCCCTGCACGGTCTGTGGCTGGAGGGGACGCTGGTGGGCGGCGTGCTGTTCCTGAACTTCGACGCGGACACCGGCAACTGCGAGGTCGGCTGCTGGCTGGAGCCGGCCGCCACGGGCCGGGGCCTGGTCACACGGGCGATGCGGGTCCTCATCGAATGGGCCGTCGAGCAGCGCGGCATCCACCGCGTCGAGTGGGTCGCCGCCGCCGGAAACCGGCCCAGCCTGAACGTGGCGCGACGGCTCGGCATGACCCGCGACGGTGTACGGCGCGCGGCGCACCCCTATGGTGGCGTACGGCACGATCTCGAAGTCTGGTCGGTGCTGGCGCCCGAGTGGCGCGCCGCACGCGCGCGTGTCGCTCACAACGATCATTAA